Proteins from one Mercurialis annua linkage group LG7, ddMerAnnu1.2, whole genome shotgun sequence genomic window:
- the LOC126657072 gene encoding uncharacterized protein LOC126657072, translating into MHVHVSYKLGKGNCSFWFDPWLCGKAICDEYPAISLEEADIPKIACVKDFWRRGSWNLPEPIDEQIDLLWNRIQNNFAIDDERDDEVSWKFSKSGKFSINSAWDYFRTKYPKVPWWKIIWGSGCIPKHSFIAWLAIKKSLKTRDKLKRWGCIDNENCVFCNNAPESVEHLFFECPELNAVIKAVMEACLINRDWISWRREWSWYGKKTNGKTMLAKIRRLAFMSSIYNVWRGRNCIIF; encoded by the exons ATGCAT GTCCATGTGAG CTACAAGTTGGGGAAGGGCAACTGTTCCTTCTGGTTTGATCCTTGGCTTTGTGGTAAGGCAATTTGTGATGAGTACCCTGCTATCTCCTTGGAAGAAGCTGATATCCCCAAGATTGCTTGTGTTAAGGATTTTTGGAGGAGAGGAAGCTGGAACTTACCTGAACCAATTGATGAACAGATTGATTTGCTTTGGAATagaattcaaaataattttgcTATAGATGATGAGAGAGATGATGAAGTTTCTTGGAAGTTCAGTAAATCTGGGAAGTTCTCAATCAATTCTGCTTGGGATTACTTCAGAACTAAATATCCTAAGGTGCCTTGGTGGAAAATTATTTGGGGTTCAGGCTGTATTCCTAAGCATAGCTTCATAGCCTGGCTTGCAATTAAGAAAAGTCTTAAGACTAGGGATAAGTTGAAGAGATGGGGTTGCATAGATAATGAGAACTGTGTGTTCTGTAACAATGCTCCTGAATCTGTGGaacatttgttttttgagtGCCCTGAGTTAAATGCAGTTATTAAAGCTGTTATGGAAGCCTGCTTGATCAACAGAGACTGGATAAGTTGGAGAAGAGAGTGGTCTTGGTATGGAAAGAAAACAAATGGGAAGACTATGTTAGCTAAAATCAGAAGATTAGCTTTCATGAGTTCAATCTATAATGTTTGGAGAGGAAgaaattgtataattttttag